In a genomic window of Arachnia rubra:
- a CDS encoding ABC transporter ATP-binding protein: MISVRNVHRFFGDKHVLKDVSFDIKPGLMTGFVGGNGAGKTTTMRIILGVLAATEGQVLLDGEPITADQRASIGYMPEERGLYPKMKVIDQLVYLAQLHGVPADEAKRYSLELLGRLNLQGKPTDTLESLSLGNQQRAQIAAALVHRPAALILDEPFSGLDPDAVDLTVQVLRDIADTGAPVLFSSHQLDVVERLCDELVIISDGEVRANGTRAELLALDTSNDWELQMNGDTGWVRDAGVQVVEFDGGYVRFQTYAESTANRILSEAMARSTVTKFGRVTRNLHEIYKEMAK; encoded by the coding sequence ATGATCAGCGTACGGAATGTTCACCGGTTCTTCGGAGACAAACATGTCCTCAAAGACGTCTCCTTTGACATCAAACCTGGGCTCATGACCGGGTTCGTCGGCGGCAATGGGGCTGGCAAGACCACGACGATGCGTATCATCCTCGGGGTGCTGGCGGCCACCGAGGGCCAGGTGCTCCTCGACGGAGAGCCCATCACCGCGGACCAGCGCGCCAGCATCGGCTACATGCCCGAGGAACGCGGCCTCTATCCGAAGATGAAGGTGATCGACCAGCTGGTCTACCTGGCCCAGCTGCACGGCGTGCCCGCGGATGAGGCCAAGCGGTACAGCCTGGAACTGCTGGGGCGCCTCAACCTGCAAGGCAAACCCACCGACACCCTGGAGTCGTTGTCCCTCGGCAACCAGCAACGGGCCCAGATCGCCGCCGCCCTAGTCCACCGCCCCGCGGCCCTGATCCTGGACGAGCCCTTCTCGGGCCTGGATCCTGACGCCGTCGACCTCACCGTCCAGGTGCTACGCGACATCGCGGACACCGGCGCCCCCGTGCTGTTCTCGTCGCATCAGCTGGACGTGGTGGAGCGGCTCTGTGACGAACTGGTGATCATCTCGGACGGCGAGGTCCGGGCCAACGGCACCCGCGCGGAACTCCTGGCATTGGACACCAGCAACGACTGGGAGCTCCAGATGAACGGCGACACCGGCTGGGTACGCGACGCCGGGGTGCAGGTGGTCGAGTTCGACGGCGGCTATGTCCGTTTCCAGACCTACGCCGAGTCCACCGCAAACCGCATCCTCAGCGAGGCCATGGCCCGCAGCACCGTCACGAAGTTCGGGCGCGTCACCCGCAACCTGCACGAGATCTACAAGGAGATGGCAAAGTGA
- the purD gene encoding phosphoribosylamine--glycine ligase, with translation MTTVLLLGFGGREHALGRALAASAETLHVAPGNPGLAGLGTLHDIDACDPEAVVALARQAGADLVVVGPEAPLVAGVADAVREAGIDCFGPSAAAARLEGSKAFAKDVMRAAGVPTADARVCETPEQAAAALDAFGPPYVVKNDGLAAGKGVVVTTDRDAALAHAAACGRVVVEEFLDGPEVSLFAVCDGTTAVPLLPAQDFKRVGDGDAGPNTGGMGAYCPLPWAPDDLAAEVMAQVVDPTLAEMRRRGTPFTGLLYAGLALTSRGMRVVEFNARFGDPETQAVLALLATPLAPVLLAAARGELAELPPLAWRDGAAVVVVEAASGYPGTPVLGGSVELPADVSDAWTIQAGTGLADGQLVASGGRVLGVVGLGEDLEAARERAYAHLSQVRFPDGFHRTDIGVPH, from the coding sequence GTGACCACTGTTCTGCTTCTTGGCTTCGGCGGGCGTGAACATGCCCTGGGCCGGGCCCTGGCTGCCTCCGCTGAGACCCTGCACGTCGCGCCTGGGAATCCGGGGCTGGCCGGCCTGGGCACCTTGCACGATATCGATGCCTGCGACCCTGAGGCGGTCGTCGCCCTGGCCCGGCAGGCCGGAGCTGACCTGGTGGTGGTCGGTCCCGAGGCGCCCCTCGTCGCAGGGGTCGCGGATGCGGTACGCGAGGCTGGGATCGACTGCTTCGGTCCGTCCGCCGCGGCCGCCCGGCTGGAGGGGTCGAAGGCCTTCGCCAAGGACGTGATGCGCGCCGCCGGAGTGCCGACCGCCGACGCGCGGGTGTGCGAGACCCCGGAGCAGGCCGCCGCGGCGCTCGATGCCTTCGGCCCGCCGTACGTCGTCAAGAACGACGGGCTGGCTGCTGGCAAGGGGGTGGTCGTCACCACCGACCGCGACGCCGCCCTGGCCCATGCCGCCGCCTGCGGGCGGGTGGTGGTCGAGGAGTTCCTGGACGGGCCGGAGGTCTCGCTGTTCGCGGTCTGCGACGGCACCACTGCCGTGCCGCTGTTGCCCGCGCAGGACTTCAAACGTGTCGGCGACGGCGACGCCGGCCCCAACACCGGCGGCATGGGTGCCTACTGCCCGCTGCCCTGGGCGCCAGACGACCTGGCGGCGGAGGTCATGGCTCAGGTGGTGGACCCCACCCTGGCTGAGATGCGGCGCCGCGGCACCCCCTTCACCGGCCTGCTGTACGCGGGGCTGGCCCTGACCAGCCGAGGAATGCGTGTCGTGGAGTTCAACGCTCGTTTCGGCGACCCCGAGACCCAAGCGGTCCTGGCCCTCCTCGCGACACCGCTCGCCCCCGTGCTGCTGGCTGCAGCCCGCGGTGAACTCGCTGAGCTGCCGCCCCTCGCGTGGCGTGACGGGGCCGCCGTTGTGGTGGTCGAGGCCGCCAGCGGCTATCCCGGTACGCCCGTATTGGGAGGGTCTGTTGAGCTGCCCGCCGACGTCAGTGACGCCTGGACCATCCAGGCCGGTACGGGGCTTGCTGACGGTCAGCTGGTGGCCTCCGGCGGCCGGGTGCTGGGCGTCGTCGGGCTGGGTGAGGACCTGGAGGCCGCGCGGGAGCGGGCGTACGCCCACCTGTCCCAGGTGCGGTTCCCCGACGGCTTCCACCGCACCGACATCGGCGTTCCCCACTGA
- a CDS encoding response regulator, producing MIRVLLVDDQALIRTGFKTILETEPGIEVVGEAADGTEGIALALDLQPDVICMDVQMPQLDGIEATRQLTAKGCRSAILILTTFDRDDFLFETLQAGAAGFVLKTAEAEELIEAVQILGRGDGLLAPQVTRRVIARFTATQPQHAAQVSVDVLTEREQTTLLCLARGLTNAEIAAELFVSPETVKTHVSNILSKLGLRDRISAVIWAYEHGLVSPSSA from the coding sequence ATGATCCGGGTACTGCTGGTGGATGACCAGGCGCTCATCAGGACCGGTTTCAAGACCATCCTGGAGACCGAGCCGGGCATCGAGGTGGTGGGCGAGGCTGCCGACGGCACTGAGGGCATCGCGCTGGCCCTCGACCTGCAGCCCGACGTGATCTGCATGGACGTGCAGATGCCGCAGCTGGACGGTATCGAGGCCACCCGCCAGCTGACGGCCAAGGGGTGCCGCTCGGCGATACTGATCCTGACCACCTTCGACCGCGACGACTTCCTGTTCGAGACCCTCCAGGCGGGGGCCGCTGGCTTCGTGCTGAAGACCGCGGAGGCCGAGGAGCTGATCGAGGCCGTCCAGATCCTCGGACGGGGCGATGGCCTCCTCGCACCACAGGTGACCCGGCGGGTCATCGCCCGCTTCACCGCGACCCAGCCTCAGCATGCCGCGCAGGTGAGCGTCGACGTGCTGACCGAGCGCGAACAGACCACCCTGCTGTGCCTGGCCCGCGGGCTGACCAACGCCGAGATCGCAGCCGAGCTTTTCGTCAGTCCGGAGACCGTCAAGACCCATGTCTCGAACATCCTGTCCAAGCTGGGGTTGCGCGACCGCATCAGCGCCGTCATCTGGGCCTATGAACACGGCCTGGTCTCCCCCAGCTCGGCCTAA
- a CDS encoding FtsX-like permease family protein: MKTSFRNLVILASADFRLLLRMNRAIIVLLSLIICVTVTIQTLVSGIVAAYATSVDSKSNLSLIELNTLSAHANREITRDTLAEVSALEHVDSVHPWFQHDLDLANSEDWPDSKVAPDVVWATTYIESRTPRIVAGQLPEEGLHDGQIILPHEVSGGSLDKLVGREIEFGYTVVQGNNRGTYATLPLKVVATYDNSVPGRDGPQPSYVTDSQLIQLYGTQPPQSFTFAYVKVDSAQNAQTTQKQLSDLGFSVTGSANDLSDAVGIVGTLRDADRYSLPILALASAVFGYFLGAVWLRQRRSAMGLLRAIGWSSRRILILIILELLCLALSCVAIGLLGGITLSQLSSHLASGQDFLSAVLKSSVPLPSISFVLQLGGIVSAFMVIGGLLQGRRIAFSAPDELLREK, from the coding sequence ATGAAAACAAGTTTCCGCAACCTCGTGATCTTGGCTTCGGCAGATTTTCGATTGCTGCTAAGGATGAATCGCGCCATCATTGTGCTGCTGTCTCTGATTATTTGTGTTACGGTCACAATCCAAACACTCGTTTCCGGAATCGTCGCCGCCTACGCCACAAGTGTTGACTCAAAATCTAACCTTTCTCTTATAGAGCTCAACACACTCTCAGCACACGCCAACAGGGAGATCACCAGAGACACTTTAGCCGAGGTTTCAGCCTTAGAACACGTCGATTCTGTACATCCATGGTTTCAGCACGACCTGGATCTTGCTAACTCAGAGGACTGGCCTGACTCAAAGGTCGCTCCCGACGTAGTATGGGCCACTACCTACATAGAAAGCCGTACCCCCAGGATCGTTGCCGGACAGCTCCCCGAAGAGGGTTTACATGATGGGCAGATTATTCTGCCGCATGAGGTTTCAGGGGGTTCACTAGACAAACTAGTAGGCCGAGAGATTGAGTTCGGCTACACCGTGGTCCAGGGTAATAACCGGGGAACATACGCAACTCTTCCGCTGAAGGTAGTTGCGACATACGATAATTCCGTCCCAGGACGGGATGGGCCCCAACCATCGTATGTCACCGATAGCCAACTGATTCAACTCTATGGGACGCAGCCCCCTCAGAGCTTCACTTTCGCTTACGTAAAAGTGGATTCGGCCCAAAACGCGCAGACGACGCAAAAGCAACTAAGCGACCTCGGATTCTCAGTGACCGGTAGCGCCAATGACCTCTCGGATGCCGTCGGTATTGTCGGCACACTTCGGGATGCAGACCGATATAGCCTTCCCATTCTAGCACTTGCAAGTGCCGTTTTCGGCTATTTTCTAGGCGCCGTATGGCTCCGTCAGCGAAGATCAGCAATGGGTCTGCTACGTGCCATCGGCTGGAGCAGCCGCAGGATTCTTATTTTAATAATACTGGAGCTCTTGTGTTTGGCTTTGAGCTGCGTGGCGATCGGGCTGCTGGGCGGCATCACACTCAGTCAGCTATCTTCTCACCTCGCCTCGGGGCAGGATTTCCTCAGCGCTGTGCTGAAGTCATCGGTCCCCTTACCTTCCATCAGTTTTGTACTGCAGCTAGGCGGGATCGTATCGGCTTTCATGGTGATCGGCGGTCTACTACAGGGGAGGAGAATAGCGTTTAGCGCCCCTGATGAGCTCCTGAGAGAAAAATGA
- the purB gene encoding adenylosuccinate lyase, producing MSVPNVLATRYASEQLRAIWAPEAKVVAERRLWLAVLRAQRDLGVDFGGADPGEVIAAYEAVTGQVDLESIAARERVTRHDVKARIEEFNALAGYEHIHKGMTSRDLTENIEQYQVLSSLRLIRDRVVAALAHLARLAVTWAGQPLTGRSHNVAAQITTLGKRFATAADELLVAYRRLEELIARYPARGIKGPVGTAQDMLDLLGGDAGKLAELERRVTAELGFEAVLTSTGQVYPRSLDYDVVTALAQTAAAPSNLATTIRLMAGLELVTEGFKEGQVGSSAMPHKMNTRSCERVNGLAVILRGYVSMVGELAGDQWNEGDVSCSVVRRVALPDAFFALDGLFETFLTVLADFGAFPEVIAAELDRYLPFLTTTKVLMAAVRKGVGREEAHEAIKEHAVAVALEMRQGLKVNDLLDRLAADPRLQLTRGELDALVTNPLDLTGTAGAQVAQVAEAVAQVTAQHPEAAAYRPGAVL from the coding sequence ATGAGCGTCCCCAATGTGCTGGCCACCCGTTACGCCTCCGAGCAGCTGCGCGCGATCTGGGCGCCCGAGGCGAAGGTCGTCGCCGAGCGGCGGCTGTGGCTGGCTGTGCTGCGCGCCCAGCGTGACCTGGGTGTCGACTTCGGGGGCGCTGACCCCGGCGAGGTAATCGCCGCTTACGAGGCTGTCACCGGCCAGGTCGACCTTGAGTCCATAGCGGCCCGGGAACGCGTCACCCGGCACGACGTCAAGGCCCGGATAGAGGAGTTCAATGCCCTCGCAGGGTATGAGCACATCCACAAGGGCATGACCTCCCGCGACCTGACGGAGAACATCGAGCAGTACCAGGTCCTGTCCTCGCTGCGCCTGATCCGCGACCGCGTCGTTGCCGCCCTCGCGCACCTCGCCCGGCTCGCCGTCACCTGGGCCGGCCAGCCGCTGACCGGCCGCTCCCACAACGTCGCCGCGCAGATCACCACCCTCGGCAAACGCTTCGCCACCGCCGCCGACGAGCTGCTGGTGGCGTATCGCCGCCTTGAGGAGCTGATCGCCCGCTACCCGGCGCGCGGCATCAAGGGGCCGGTCGGCACCGCTCAGGACATGCTCGACCTGCTCGGCGGCGACGCCGGGAAACTGGCCGAGCTGGAGCGGCGCGTCACCGCCGAGCTGGGTTTCGAGGCCGTCCTGACCTCGACGGGACAGGTGTATCCCCGCAGCCTCGACTACGACGTCGTGACCGCGCTGGCGCAGACCGCCGCCGCCCCGTCGAATCTCGCTACCACAATCCGCCTGATGGCCGGGCTGGAGCTGGTCACCGAGGGGTTCAAGGAGGGTCAGGTCGGGTCGTCGGCCATGCCCCACAAGATGAACACCCGCTCCTGTGAGCGCGTCAACGGGCTGGCAGTGATCCTGCGCGGCTATGTATCGATGGTCGGTGAGCTGGCCGGCGACCAGTGGAACGAAGGTGACGTCTCCTGTTCGGTGGTGCGGCGGGTGGCGCTGCCCGACGCGTTCTTCGCCCTCGACGGGCTGTTCGAGACTTTCCTGACGGTCCTCGCGGACTTCGGGGCCTTCCCGGAGGTGATCGCCGCCGAACTGGACCGTTACCTGCCGTTCCTGACCACGACGAAGGTGCTGATGGCGGCGGTGCGCAAGGGAGTGGGCCGCGAGGAGGCCCACGAGGCCATCAAGGAACACGCCGTCGCTGTCGCGTTGGAGATGCGGCAGGGACTGAAGGTCAATGACCTCCTGGACCGGCTGGCCGCCGATCCGCGCCTCCAACTGACCCGCGGCGAACTGGACGCGCTCGTCACCAACCCCCTCGACCTGACGGGCACCGCCGGGGCGCAGGTCGCGCAGGTCGCCGAGGCTGTCGCCCAAGTGACGGCACAGCATCCGGAGGCGGCCGCCTACCGCCCGGGCGCCGTCTTGTAG
- a CDS encoding restriction endonuclease, whose amino-acid sequence MSAANLPKYNEFLWPTLCALRELGGSAVIEELNAKVISSGGYSDEQQAVLLGDGPRTVIEYRLGWTRTYLKGMGLAVNSERGVWSLTEEGRTVTEPQLEPLRQAYLARLDRARKASKSLGSSGHASADEPETDEPSWREQLLDEVMRLSPANFEKLAQRLLREEGFINTQVTGRSGDGGIDGQGVYRLSLLSFQVFFQCKRYAGSVGSGAVRDFRGAMAGRGDKGLLITTGTFTSSAREEATRDGAPPIDLEVPPVGIG is encoded by the coding sequence GTGAGCGCAGCGAACCTGCCGAAATATAACGAATTCCTGTGGCCGACCCTTTGTGCGCTCCGCGAACTCGGCGGGTCGGCGGTAATTGAGGAACTCAATGCGAAGGTGATTTCCAGCGGCGGATACTCCGATGAGCAGCAGGCGGTGCTTCTCGGCGACGGGCCGAGAACAGTGATCGAGTACCGGCTTGGCTGGACCAGGACATACCTCAAGGGCATGGGGCTTGCAGTCAATTCAGAGCGCGGCGTGTGGAGCCTCACCGAGGAAGGCCGGACTGTGACGGAGCCGCAGCTGGAACCCTTGAGACAGGCCTATCTGGCTCGCCTGGACCGAGCGCGCAAAGCCTCGAAATCACTGGGCAGCTCCGGGCATGCCAGCGCCGATGAACCGGAGACCGACGAGCCATCCTGGCGGGAGCAGCTCCTGGACGAAGTGATGAGGCTGAGCCCTGCCAATTTCGAGAAACTCGCCCAGCGTCTTCTCCGTGAAGAGGGCTTCATCAATACCCAGGTGACCGGGCGTTCCGGTGACGGCGGAATTGACGGCCAAGGTGTCTACCGGCTCTCGCTGTTGTCTTTTCAGGTGTTCTTCCAGTGCAAGCGCTATGCCGGAAGCGTCGGTTCCGGGGCAGTGCGTGATTTCCGTGGGGCGATGGCCGGACGGGGCGATAAGGGCCTGCTGATCACCACAGGCACATTCACCAGCAGCGCCCGGGAAGAAGCCACCCGCGACGGAGCACCTCCCATTGATTTAGAGGTCCCGCCGGTGGGGATCGGCTGA
- a CDS encoding ABC transporter permease, with translation MSTPSTSTRPPFWTTIGIVAKREIITRFLSKSFLISTAITLVVFLGLMVFIPRLGKLISGTTTVATTAELAPTLSRLSDINVTEVVDEAAARKLVSSEEVKAAVVPDAGNPTGLKLIALSDPPETLTMKLSVSPSVELLDPDAPNPGLQSFLNIGFGLVWMMAALTGMSIAQSVVEEKQTRIVEILLASISSKALLTGKILGNSAAALTQIAAIAGTVFLGAAINGESIPLGQLTLPILWFIVLFLFGFVMIAALFAAAAALVSRSEDLSNTIQPIMWIVMLPYFGVASFGSNPLAMQIMSYIPFSAPVAVPLRVFREQGAAWEPFLSIVILIATSALITWFAARIYERGLLRTGKPIKWKEALTATD, from the coding sequence GTGAGCACCCCTTCCACCAGCACCCGCCCCCCGTTCTGGACCACCATCGGTATCGTCGCCAAGCGCGAGATCATCACGCGCTTCCTGTCCAAGTCCTTCCTGATCTCGACAGCCATCACGCTAGTGGTTTTCCTCGGTCTGATGGTTTTTATACCGCGGCTCGGAAAACTGATAAGCGGTACCACTACCGTCGCAACCACCGCGGAGCTGGCTCCGACGCTGTCACGGCTGTCCGACATCAACGTCACAGAGGTTGTCGATGAGGCTGCCGCCCGGAAACTGGTGTCCTCTGAAGAGGTGAAGGCCGCAGTCGTTCCCGACGCGGGAAATCCGACCGGCCTGAAGCTGATCGCTCTCAGCGACCCGCCAGAGACTCTCACCATGAAACTCTCGGTGTCACCGAGCGTGGAGCTGCTGGACCCGGACGCCCCCAATCCCGGGCTCCAATCTTTCCTGAACATTGGTTTTGGCTTGGTATGGATGATGGCTGCGCTCACTGGGATGAGCATCGCTCAGTCCGTGGTGGAGGAGAAACAGACCCGGATCGTGGAGATCCTGCTGGCCAGCATCTCCTCGAAGGCTTTGCTGACCGGGAAGATCCTCGGGAACTCCGCAGCGGCCCTGACGCAGATCGCGGCCATCGCTGGAACCGTATTCCTGGGAGCCGCCATCAACGGCGAGTCGATACCGCTGGGGCAGCTAACGTTACCCATCTTGTGGTTCATCGTGCTGTTCCTGTTCGGCTTCGTGATGATCGCGGCATTGTTCGCGGCTGCCGCTGCCCTGGTCTCCCGCTCTGAGGACCTGAGCAACACGATCCAGCCCATCATGTGGATTGTGATGCTGCCTTACTTCGGCGTCGCCTCCTTCGGCAGCAACCCGCTGGCGATGCAGATCATGAGCTATATCCCGTTCTCTGCCCCGGTGGCGGTGCCGCTCCGGGTGTTCCGGGAACAGGGAGCGGCCTGGGAGCCGTTCCTCTCCATCGTGATCCTCATCGCGACCTCTGCGCTGATCACCTGGTTCGCAGCCCGTATCTACGAACGCGGCCTGCTGCGCACCGGCAAACCGATAAAGTGGAAGGAAGCTCTCACCGCCACCGACTGA
- a CDS encoding type II toxin-antitoxin system PemK/MazF family toxin yields MVRRSEVWWVDFGEPLGSEPGYRRPALVVSSDRFNRSRIATVVVLPVTSNLRLASGPGNVELERGEAGLSKASVINVSQVVVVDRSRFDQRIGSLPTGVMVRVDAGLRLAFAL; encoded by the coding sequence GTGGTGAGGCGCAGTGAGGTCTGGTGGGTGGATTTCGGTGAGCCGCTGGGCTCCGAGCCGGGCTATCGGCGTCCCGCTCTGGTGGTGTCCTCGGACCGCTTCAACCGGTCCCGCATCGCGACGGTTGTGGTCTTGCCCGTCACCAGCAACCTGAGGCTCGCCTCTGGCCCTGGCAACGTTGAACTTGAGCGAGGGGAGGCAGGGCTGTCGAAAGCGTCGGTGATAAACGTCTCTCAGGTGGTTGTTGTTGATCGCAGTCGCTTCGATCAGCGGATCGGGAGCTTGCCGACCGGTGTCATGGTGCGCGTGGATGCTGGGTTGCGGCTCGCCTTCGCGCTATGA
- a CDS encoding sensor histidine kinase, whose product MDARPLPENWLRTDALTTACLMVLSCVMAWLPVVAGTSIFKTSVWLQFLGCVLMTLPLIWRRRFPLTSGIAVCGIYLVLIHSTGLDLYASQVSLCLAFFSIGAWSAHRAKALVARIAISIAMALGVALDTLDLLLRLQAGQPDGPTLEAVLATLSGTWLHNVLFFATAWVFGDRGWQQAMEQLELERANTSVRELQADLVSKAIEEERLRIARELHDVVAHHVTTMSVQAAAARRLLDTDQERARASLKEVEAGARLAVRDLRSVVLMLRSGEANYESLPTLNELSKLVTSSQQTGLKVNYDRIGELPPLTPAIELTLYRVAQEALTNAAKHAGPSARVEVRLRGRSKTVELEVADDGIGMRTGLPGTGTGLIGMRERVTAVGGTLETGSKPRGGFRVRAEVPAEVGA is encoded by the coding sequence ATGGATGCTCGTCCCCTGCCGGAGAACTGGCTGCGCACGGATGCCCTGACCACAGCCTGTCTGATGGTACTTAGCTGTGTCATGGCCTGGCTGCCTGTCGTCGCCGGGACATCGATCTTCAAAACCTCGGTGTGGCTGCAGTTCCTGGGCTGTGTCCTGATGACACTTCCCCTGATCTGGCGGCGCCGCTTCCCCCTGACCTCCGGGATTGCCGTGTGTGGGATCTACCTCGTCCTGATCCACTCCACCGGCCTGGATCTCTACGCTTCCCAGGTCTCACTGTGCTTGGCTTTCTTCTCCATAGGAGCCTGGTCGGCGCACCGCGCGAAGGCGCTGGTAGCCCGGATCGCAATCAGCATCGCCATGGCCCTCGGGGTGGCACTGGACACCCTAGACCTCCTGTTGAGGCTGCAGGCGGGCCAGCCGGACGGCCCCACCCTGGAAGCGGTGCTGGCTACTCTCAGCGGGACCTGGCTTCACAATGTCCTCTTCTTCGCCACAGCCTGGGTCTTTGGCGACCGGGGCTGGCAGCAGGCGATGGAGCAGCTGGAGCTGGAACGAGCCAATACGAGCGTCAGGGAGCTTCAGGCCGACCTGGTATCCAAAGCCATCGAAGAGGAGCGGCTGCGGATCGCCCGCGAGCTGCATGACGTCGTCGCCCACCACGTGACGACCATGTCCGTGCAGGCCGCAGCCGCCCGCCGGCTCCTGGACACCGACCAGGAACGCGCGAGGGCGTCCCTGAAGGAGGTCGAGGCGGGAGCACGCCTGGCGGTGCGGGACCTGCGCTCGGTGGTGCTGATGCTGCGCTCCGGCGAGGCCAACTACGAGAGCCTGCCGACCCTGAATGAGCTGAGCAAGCTGGTGACCTCCTCCCAGCAGACCGGACTGAAAGTCAATTACGACCGTATTGGGGAGCTGCCGCCACTCACCCCAGCCATCGAGCTGACCCTGTACCGCGTCGCCCAGGAGGCCCTCACGAACGCCGCCAAGCACGCAGGCCCGTCGGCGAGGGTGGAGGTGCGGCTGCGCGGGCGGAGCAAGACCGTTGAGCTGGAGGTCGCCGACGACGGCATCGGGATGCGCACCGGCCTGCCCGGGACCGGAACCGGCCTGATCGGCATGCGCGAGCGGGTGACGGCCGTCGGCGGCACCCTGGAGACCGGATCGAAGCCACGTGGTGGCTTCCGCGTGCGCGCCGAGGTCCCAGCCGAGGTGGGCGCATGA
- a CDS encoding nucleotidyl transferase AbiEii/AbiGii toxin family protein codes for MREIHKRLVRSGLVIIEQYGFVLAGGYALSANGFGDRPSMDVDFFTKDLSPENFAQAVDELTIAYEGQGLIVNVLNRTPLFVNFDVLDPITGESSELQLGWDYREFPPVCLDIGPVLDERDAVANKMTALYSRGEVRDFIDIYAVITSGRFTQEDVLALADSRESLPIDRGMLAQRFKMLSGPEYAGMYDLEQFANYGIDADTHAAIVERFAQWAADIDLCQRGGEQWLR; via the coding sequence GTGAGGGAGATTCATAAGCGGCTTGTCCGCAGTGGGCTCGTCATTATCGAGCAATATGGGTTTGTTCTAGCTGGCGGTTATGCATTGTCAGCGAATGGGTTCGGTGACCGTCCATCCATGGATGTCGACTTTTTCACCAAGGATCTCTCGCCAGAGAATTTCGCACAGGCTGTTGATGAACTGACCATTGCCTATGAGGGTCAAGGCCTGATCGTGAATGTCTTGAACCGTACACCTCTCTTCGTGAATTTTGATGTGCTTGACCCTATAACAGGGGAGTCCAGCGAGCTTCAACTTGGTTGGGATTACCGGGAGTTCCCGCCGGTATGTCTGGACATCGGTCCTGTCCTGGATGAGCGTGATGCGGTAGCGAACAAGATGACGGCATTGTATTCCCGAGGTGAGGTCCGCGACTTCATTGACATCTACGCTGTGATCACCTCGGGCAGATTCACTCAAGAGGATGTTCTCGCCTTGGCCGATTCCCGTGAGTCGTTGCCCATAGACCGGGGGATGCTTGCTCAGCGGTTCAAAATGCTGAGTGGCCCGGAGTATGCCGGCATGTACGACTTGGAGCAATTCGCCAACTACGGCATCGACGCCGACACGCATGCCGCCATTGTTGAGCGATTCGCGCAATGGGCGGCAGACATCGACCTCTGCCAGCGGGGTGGTGAACAGTGGTTGAGATGA
- a CDS encoding ATP-binding cassette domain-containing protein, translated as MTHAAHCATVLACADLRKAFKLRSGGTFELSCPEIAIEPGEIVRLSGDSGSGKSTLLRLLGLLLIPDSGTIMIRGIQANSWPARDHLRGEQIGIVFQEGNLLSHLTLLDNLRIAQHTQNDGYEEIVEKFKLHPVLKQRASKLSGGELQRASICRALVNSPSLLLMDEPTSALDDTLTAEVKKVILDAQKAGVAVVIASHDRRLDGIENYRFRFSAGRIEET; from the coding sequence ATGACTCATGCTGCACATTGCGCCACTGTACTTGCTTGCGCGGACCTACGTAAAGCCTTTAAGCTACGTTCTGGCGGAACCTTCGAGCTATCTTGCCCTGAAATCGCTATCGAACCTGGTGAAATCGTCCGGTTATCTGGGGACTCTGGCAGCGGAAAGTCCACATTACTGCGTCTACTAGGCCTTTTGCTGATTCCTGATAGCGGCACGATCATGATAAGGGGAATCCAGGCTAACTCATGGCCGGCCCGCGACCATCTCCGCGGTGAACAGATCGGAATCGTATTTCAAGAAGGAAATCTATTGAGCCATCTGACCCTTCTGGATAATCTCCGCATCGCACAGCACACGCAGAACGATGGCTATGAGGAAATCGTTGAGAAGTTTAAGTTGCATCCTGTATTGAAACAAAGGGCGAGCAAGCTGTCTGGTGGCGAGTTGCAGCGGGCAAGTATCTGCAGGGCACTGGTGAACTCCCCATCACTACTTCTTATGGATGAGCCGACCTCTGCATTAGACGATACCCTGACTGCAGAAGTTAAAAAGGTGATCCTGGATGCTCAAAAGGCTGGCGTGGCGGTCGTAATCGCAAGCCATGACCGTCGCCTCGATGGCATCGAAAATTACCGGTTCCGTTTTAGCGCTGGGAGGATAGAGGAGACATGA